ATTCTAATTGccctactactactactactactaataCCAATGTACCGTTGTTATTTTTGTTAATATTTTGAAGTAGAAATTTAGTTGTGAACTTGAATACTGGGTTCTTTTTATGCTGTCAAGATTGAAGAATTAATTCTCATAGTTTTGTATGTTTTAATATGATTTGCAGTTCTATTTTCAAAACGGTCCACCACCACCAAAGGAACTTAAGGAGCAATGTATTTCTAGAATTGATGACCTCTTCAGTGGTCAGATGGATGGATTGCAACTGCACGGTGAGATGTGTATCTGATCTGTAATTCACCTTTAGAAAAGCAAAAAACACGAATTCCCTCTCGTTAATCACCCCTTACCCATCCACTAGCAGAGATTAGTGAAACTGAATATTTTCAAAGCAaggagtttattttatttttatggttaTGCAGAGTTTAAGTTGGTTACAAAGGAGTTATGCAAGCTGCCAACGTTTTTCTCTTCTGCCCTCTTTAGAAAGATTGATACTAGCTGCAGCGGGATAGTGACGAGGTATGCAGAAAATGTAATTAAGCTTACTAAACGCAATTAGATCTCGTTTTAATGGGACCCCAATATATGAGTTGTGAATAAAAAGTAAGAAATGCTTCTTGTCATGTCTTTTTTGTTGGGAAGTTAGGTCCTTCAGCTGGTTGTATCACCATACCCAGTGTAAATTTTATTTGTGATGCTTCTACCTtttattatattcttttattCATTAGTTGACAAGCTTCTGTTACTCATAGAACCATGATTCAACAAGCCACATACATTTATCTATCTTTTACTTCTTGTTGttctatatatttttattatatgcTGATCTACAAAATTGGTTTGTAGGGATGCATTCATCAAATATTGGGTCGATGGAAATATGCTGACAATGGATACAACAACTCAAATATTTAAAATTCTAAAGCAATCTGATCGTAATTACCTTACTCAGGTTTGATTGAACGCTATTTTCTCTATATGGTCTATGAAAATTGCATTTCGATTGAAGCCCTTTCTTCTTACTTAAGTGCCTATTTCTCTCAGTTATGTACCATTGTTTTCACACATATTGGCTCTGTATTCTATATTCTCAATTGTCTGCCCTCATTCTCAATGCAGCTAGACTTCAAACCCATTCTTCTAGAGCTTGTGGCAACCCATCCAGGGTTGGAATTTTTACATGGAACTCCTGAATTTCAAGAAAGATATGGTATGTGTTTTATACTACTAAGTTAGTGCAATATTGTTTGATGTCCGGTTAAGATCATGAGGATAGAAATCTGAAAAGTGACAATAGGGGTTTAACTGAATTTGTTGTGAAATATATGGTCGACTCAAGTAGTTAATTATATTGTGGCATTAGgcacacctttttttttttttttttgtattttgagaTGACCTTTCAGTTTTCTAAGTGAATATTTTTACTgctcacacttttttttttcatactacTATTTGCTTACATAAGCTTCATTTTCAATGCCTCAGCTGAAACTGTAATGTACAGAATATTTTACTACATAAACAGATCAGGAAATGGTCGCCTTACTCTCAGGGAGCTAAAACGAGGAAATTTAATTGCTGCCATGCAACATGCAGATGAGGAAGATGACATTAACAAAGTTCTAAGGTTTGATTGTCATTGGAACATCAATATTCAAGTACCGATTAGCGTTTCTTACTTCACGTGTGCCCCTACTAATATAGTTCTATATAATGATGTGGGGTTTGTAGGGGAGTAAATAGTACTCTTGGAAGCTTTGATTTTGAACTTAGCTGTGTTTCAATGGTTTGACTGTTTAACTTAACCTGAAAGATGTTATAGTGGATGAAAGATTTAGAAGGAACATAAGAACAGCCTACCAGCATTTTTCTTAGATTGCCCAAAGGGAACCCagatttcattttctttactaAATTGTGTTAAACTACTAAACTATGTTATTGATGTTTTCTTTCCTGCCAAATTTCAGGTACTTCTCTTATGAACATTTTTATGTCATATATTGCAAATTTTGGGAGCTGGACACAGACCACGATTTCTTGATCGACAAAGAGAATCTTGTTAGATATGGTAATCATGCTCTTACCTACAGGATCGTTGATCGAATATTTTCACAGGTTGGTGTATCTTATAGCTTCCTCTTCAAACTTCTGGAACAAATTATTTACCTGAATGAGGTTTCCACATTGATTGTGTATTTGCTCAATTCCATTCCAGATTCCGAGAAAGTTTACTAGCAAGGTTGAAGGGAAGATGGGTTATGAAGATTTTGTTTACTTCATGTTGTCAGAGGAGGATAAGTCGTGTGAGCCCAGCCTTGAGTATTGGTATacgtttcttgtttctttgttttttttccatTCTGACATTCAGTAATTTTTTATGTCATGGAATTCTTATTTTTTACAAGTGCAGTCAATGCTCTGTTTTTAAGTGGATGTAGTCATTGTTAGATGCATCtaaacatgaaaagcatgaaatcTATATTTTAATAATCCAAATCTTGGAAGTTGGTTTAATATTCTAACTCTCTGAAATGTCCGCTTCAGcagtatatttaaaaataaacttcTCAGTAGTGAAAGATTATAAttgtaaattgaaaaagaaacttGCCCCTTTTTTTGCGAATTTTTCTCATGCGCTTGAATTGTAACCTCCCATTCTCTGTGGAAATTATCAGATGCATTGGAGCTCAAAGATTATGAATCACTTTTTCATTTTGAagctgttattagcacttcaaaacaGTCATCCTGCAATCCAAATTTACAAAAACACAAGGAAAATCTTGTATAGGAGAGCAGTATGACAATTTTTGTAACGAAAATTCAATATATGAGATGTTTAGCATGAGTCAAGCATCAGAGATAAGTCATGCATATACTTTAGTGAACTGTAACCATAAACATTGCTGTGAGGACAAGCCTTGTTTCACCAACCtggttttctttcattttttactTTGTCTGCTTTTTTCCCCTTTTATTGACTCAAATCTCATTTTGTAGGTTCAGATGTATAGATTTGGATGGAAATGGAGTCCTTACGCCCAATGAGTTGCAGTTCTTTTATGAGGAGCAGCTGCATCGTATGGAATGCATGGCCCAAGAGCCTGTTCTATTCGAGGATATTTTGTGCCAAATAGTTGACATGATTGCACCAGAGGTCAAATATCATCCTCCTCGTCATCATTGTTATTTTTACTATATTACTAAATTGTATCTTACTATCAGTCACACATTGGACATGACTAATTTTGACATCTTTCTTGCAGAGGGAAGATTATCTCACTGTAGCTGACTTGAAAGGTTGCAAACTTTCAGGGAATGTCTTCAATATCCTTTTCAACCTTAATAAATTCATAGCATTTGAAAGTCGCGATCCTTTTCTTATTCGTCAGGTATTTTTGCAAGGGTTATGTATGAGAAATTGAGAAATACTGGGTGATTTTCGGGTACAATAACGGTGTTCTGGCATTTTGATGCATGCAGGAACGTGAGGATCCAACTTTGACTGAGTGGGACCGCTTTGCACACAGAGAATATATACGGTTGTCAATGGAAGAAGATGTTGAGAATGCCTCTAATGGAAGTGTAGAAGTTTGGGATGAATCACTTGAGGCTCCTTTTTAAGTTCCAGGTGAGAGGTTTACATGGAGTTCCAGTGGAAAAGAGCGTAAATATCTGGAAGTGCTATGTTCATCATGAAATGAATGCACCGTCGTACTTTTGTAATTATAGGACGAAAAATATTTTGTTCCCGACTCAAAGACATGGTTTTAATGTGAATCCGCCCGTTACTTGCTGTGTAGAATCTATTCTTCTCTAATATTTTCTTAGAGATGATGAATAATAGTTGAAAAGGGGAGGTTTTGCTTGACTATGTTGTGCAGAGCAGCCAAATTATGCTTGTTAACTGATTTATGACTCTTTTTTGTTTATCCAGCTGCATACGAGATAGCTTCCGATCTTTCGTCAAAGTCGCTCGTCCAGTGAAAAGAATCATTTATGTCAAGATGCTCCGTGGCACTCATCAGTGGATCTAGTCCTGTTCAACATTAAATTTCATGCTTGGTCGTGCGACATTCATCAATGGTAAATTTCAAGCAGGATTGGCACTCATTTGCACTTTGATGGAACTCAAGGAGTTTCGGTATGGAGTACTACAAACCAATCGTCGTCGAGGTAACGGTAGTCCATGCTGTTCTGCAAGCAGCTCGAACCAGCCGGTTGCTTTTCTTATGGTGTTAGTAAACTTCCAAGTGCCTTGTAACATTTGCTCAGATGCTCTGCTTTGGTCCAACATCCCCCTcaccattttattttctttgctttctctTGCTTTATACCTTTGTCTATAGATTTCTtttattggattttttttttttaaattaaaataattgagAAAGGAAAGAATGTGGTGGAGGCTGTGTAATGTTACCCTAATCCCTAAGTTTGAGTTTTTTTGCAAGGTTTAGCCAAACATGCTTATAAATTacggaactttaacgaaaagcttccgatACTgctcactttaacaaaaaaccatatttttacactaaaatgtcaattctggtactattcattttactctttattttgtctttatcgttaaaactcaaagttttcaaactcttttcattagttttccttacaaATTATAATATGGGTTTGTGGGTTTGATATGATTAGTCATGCCGTTAGGGGAAATAATTTGAAGGAAAATACTTGGTAATTAGTCACTCCTTGTTGCAGAAATCACAATCTACAAACGTAGCTGTTTGTGTTAAGATGTGATCTGCATGCAAGCAGGAACCACACTTTAACATAAGGGGCCAAACAGTGTTCTAACTTTAATCGGGCGGAGGGTTTCTCCGCCGACAAAAGAAGAATCCACTGATTTGGAAATTTCACATTCAGATGAGGGCAAATTCATAGATAGGTCTTTAAAAGGAAACAAAGCAGGGGAAACATGGCACCAATTGTGCACCACCATCTAAATACGAGATCAAACAAGTCTTAGAAAATCAAAACTATGGTTTAACATAACAGAGGATTAATTTGCGATCGAAAATTCGTCGGATGTGTTTCGTTTCAAAGAAATCCATACAAGGTTTAACGAATTGCAGCTAATTTCCACCTGTAACTACGAATCAAAACATAAACTCGCCAGAGATGTGTTAACAGGACTGCGTTCAGACTGCACTCTCCTTTTTGAGCTTCGTTAGCTCCTGCCTGATGATTCCAGCCCTCTGTACAAacataaaaaccaaaacaacattaaaaaaaataaattaaccagTGTACCAACAACTGAGGGTTCGGTTGAATTCCAGCCCTCTGTACAAACCCAATCAGGCAGTCATCTGATCGGGGTTTTCTAAAACTTCAATTATTTACTTTGCATCAAAAGATTCATCCTTTTACTTTGCATCAGCTCTGTCCCTTTTACGAGGGGTACTTTGAGCAACAACTACCATGCAATTGAAACTGAAGAAATAATTTAGCTCCCGGTAGAAATTGCACAGGCAAATCCCGGCAGACTTTCCAGATTTAAAAGCTATCGATACCTAATTGGCAGTGTCTTAACATTAGGTGTGAAAAAGGGAAGGCGAGAGCCGAAAGCCTACCCTCAACGGTTTTGTCAACTCCTCACACGTTGAATGAAAATCTTATGAACATACAAAACtagaaattaaacaaataagaggAACGAGAAACCTCAgtttttagaaaagaaaaatgtgagaTTAATAACACACCTTGATCTT
This genomic interval from Malus domestica chromosome 05, GDT2T_hap1 contains the following:
- the LOC103435725 gene encoding serine/threonine protein phosphatase 2A regulatory subunit B''alpha-like isoform X1 → MDIDAVAGDVGSLDPELLQLPELSPFALKTSPQIAEDLFAQWLSLPQTGRLVKSLVDDAIAGIPINAPGNSSSANTAGSNALPSMFPAGSTPPLSPRSSSGSPRFSKLKTSPSSLRSPLKLVSEPVRESIPQFYFQNGPPPPKELKEQCISRIDDLFSGQMDGLQLHEFKLVTKELCKLPTFFSSALFRKIDTSCSGIVTRDAFIKYWVDGNMLTMDTTTQIFKILKQSDRNYLTQLDFKPILLELVATHPGLEFLHGTPEFQERYAETVMYRIFYYINRSGNGRLTLRELKRGNLIAAMQHADEEDDINKVLRYFSYEHFYVIYCKFWELDTDHDFLIDKENLVRYGNHALTYRIVDRIFSQIPRKFTSKVEGKMGYEDFVYFMLSEEDKSCEPSLEYWFRCIDLDGNGVLTPNELQFFYEEQLHRMECMAQEPVLFEDILCQIVDMIAPEREDYLTVADLKGCKLSGNVFNILFNLNKFIAFESRDPFLIRQEREDPTLTEWDRFAHREYIRLSMEEDVENASNGSVEVWDESLEAPF
- the LOC103435725 gene encoding serine/threonine protein phosphatase 2A regulatory subunit B''alpha-like isoform X2, with translation MDIDAVAGDVGSLDPELLQLPELSPFALKTSPQIAEDLFAQWLSLPQTGRLVKSLVDDAIAGIPINAPGNSSSANTAGSNALPSMFPAGSTPPLSPRSSSGSPRFSKLKTSPSSLRSPLKLFYFQNGPPPPKELKEQCISRIDDLFSGQMDGLQLHEFKLVTKELCKLPTFFSSALFRKIDTSCSGIVTRDAFIKYWVDGNMLTMDTTTQIFKILKQSDRNYLTQLDFKPILLELVATHPGLEFLHGTPEFQERYAETVMYRIFYYINRSGNGRLTLRELKRGNLIAAMQHADEEDDINKVLRYFSYEHFYVIYCKFWELDTDHDFLIDKENLVRYGNHALTYRIVDRIFSQIPRKFTSKVEGKMGYEDFVYFMLSEEDKSCEPSLEYWFRCIDLDGNGVLTPNELQFFYEEQLHRMECMAQEPVLFEDILCQIVDMIAPEREDYLTVADLKGCKLSGNVFNILFNLNKFIAFESRDPFLIRQEREDPTLTEWDRFAHREYIRLSMEEDVENASNGSVEVWDESLEAPF